In Sulfitobacter sp. M39, the following proteins share a genomic window:
- a CDS encoding DUF1206 domain-containing protein, protein MSINSAQSARSQILSDVDPDDFAWAVPIMRTGYAGRGLVYLVVAGLSLWSVVSGGQAEGTKSTLQSLDGATGFAVIFAIATGMFAYAIWRAVDSFWDLEAYGSGAKGIVARFGMLVTGLIHGAIGALAVTVLGVASSGSSSKELLNQFLQTTAGVWVVGGIGLATMGTGFYYFYKAASQSYREHLEANHFTMHWNPLLRIGVAAQGVVVLIIGGLIAYAAISANASSAGGIDAAFEWLHQQAYGRVLVGLLCAGLLMFSLFCFVNAVYRIVPKAADPSVESVARKVKAMAS, encoded by the coding sequence ATGTCGATCAACTCCGCCCAGTCCGCCCGATCCCAGATCCTGTCCGACGTCGATCCAGACGACTTCGCCTGGGCCGTACCGATCATGCGGACGGGCTATGCTGGGCGTGGCTTGGTTTACCTTGTCGTGGCCGGGCTGTCGCTCTGGTCCGTTGTATCTGGTGGTCAGGCCGAAGGCACCAAATCGACGCTGCAGTCACTAGACGGCGCTACGGGGTTTGCAGTGATCTTCGCGATCGCCACGGGCATGTTCGCCTATGCGATCTGGCGCGCAGTTGATAGCTTTTGGGACCTTGAGGCATATGGCAGCGGGGCCAAGGGCATCGTTGCGCGGTTTGGCATGCTGGTCACCGGCCTGATCCACGGCGCCATCGGTGCGCTGGCTGTGACGGTGCTGGGGGTGGCGTCCTCCGGTTCAAGCAGCAAGGAGCTGCTGAACCAGTTTCTGCAAACGACAGCGGGCGTGTGGGTCGTGGGCGGGATCGGTCTGGCGACGATGGGCACGGGGTTCTACTATTTCTACAAGGCAGCGTCGCAGTCGTATCGCGAGCATCTGGAAGCGAACCACTTTACCATGCATTGGAACCCGCTATTGCGTATCGGCGTGGCTGCGCAGGGCGTCGTGGTGCTGATCATCGGTGGTCTAATTGCCTATGCCGCGATAAGTGCGAATGCGTCGAGCGCAGGTGGCATTGACGCGGCGTTTGAGTGGTTGCACCAGCAGGCCTACGGGCGCGTGCTGGTCGGGCTGCTCTGTGCCGGATTGCTGATGTTTTCGCTGTTCTGCTTTGTGAATGCGGTCTACCGTATTGTACCGAAGGCTGCCGACCCGTCGGTTGAAAGCGTCGCGCGCAAGGTCAAGGCGATGGCGTCCTGA
- a CDS encoding 50S ribosomal protein L23, with amino-acid sequence MSAKHEHYDVIRKPIITEKATMASEHNAVVFEVAIDSNKPMIKEAVEALFGVKVKAVNTTITKGKAKRFRGQMGRRKDVKKAYVTLEEGNSIDVSTGL; translated from the coding sequence ATGAGCGCCAAGCACGAACATTACGATGTGATCCGTAAGCCGATCATCACTGAAAAAGCGACAATGGCTTCCGAGCACAATGCAGTCGTTTTCGAAGTTGCGATCGACAGCAACAAGCCAATGATCAAAGAAGCTGTTGAAGCTCTCTTTGGTGTTAAGGTGAAGGCCGTGAACACGACCATCACCAAAGGCAAGGCAAAGCGTTTCCGTGGCCAGATGGGTCGCCGGAAAGACGTGAAAAAGGCTTACGTTACGCTCGAAGAAGGTAACTCGATCGACGTATCCACCGGTCTGTAA
- the rplD gene encoding 50S ribosomal protein L4 — MKLDVIKLDGGAAGSVDLDEALFGLEPRADILHRVVRWQRNNAQQGTHKVKTRSEVSYSTKKIYRQKGTGGARHGARSAPIFRSGGIYKGPTPRSHGHDLTKKFRKLGLRHALSSKAKTGNLVIIDDVTSDGKTAALAKQVKNLGWKRALIIDGASVNENFLQAARNIEGLDILPTMGANVYDILKRDTLVITKAGIEALEARLK, encoded by the coding sequence ATGAAACTTGATGTCATCAAACTCGACGGCGGCGCAGCCGGTTCGGTAGACCTGGACGAGGCCCTGTTCGGTCTTGAGCCACGCGCCGACATTCTGCACCGTGTTGTCCGCTGGCAGCGTAACAACGCGCAGCAGGGTACGCACAAGGTCAAGACACGGTCCGAGGTCAGCTATTCGACCAAGAAGATCTATCGCCAGAAAGGCACCGGCGGCGCACGTCACGGCGCACGTTCTGCACCGATCTTCCGTTCGGGTGGTATCTACAAGGGTCCAACCCCTCGTAGCCACGGTCACGACCTGACCAAGAAGTTCCGCAAACTGGGTCTGCGCCACGCTTTGTCTTCCAAGGCAAAAACCGGCAACCTGGTCATCATCGACGATGTCACATCCGATGGGAAAACAGCTGCTTTGGCCAAACAGGTTAAGAACCTGGGCTGGAAGCGCGCGTTGATCATCGACGGTGCCTCGGTAAATGAGAACTTCTTGCAAGCCGCGCGCAACATCGAAGGTCTGGATATCCTGCCGACGATGGGTGCAAACGTCTATGACATCCTCAAGCGTGACACTCTCGTGATCACCAAAGCGGGGATCGAAGCACTGGAGGCCCGTTTGAAATGA
- the rplC gene encoding 50S ribosomal protein L3, translating to MLRSGVIAKKMGMTRLFMEDGKQIPVTVLQLDKLQVVAQRTIERDGYTAVQLGAGTAKVKRTSQAMRGHFAAAKVEPKRKVAEFRIDPEAMLNVGEEIIADHYFAGQYVDVAGTSIGKGFAGAMKRHNFGGLRATHGVSISHRSHGSTGQCQDPGKVFKGKKMAGHMGAARVTTQNLEVVKTDSARGLIMVKGAVPGSKGGWVTVKDAVKKPFPEDAILPAALKSAADEAAKAAEEAAAAAAAEAEAEAARLAEEQAATEAAALAEAEASIESDKKEGDE from the coding sequence ATGTTGCGCTCAGGCGTTATTGCAAAAAAGATGGGCATGACCCGTTTGTTCATGGAAGACGGCAAGCAGATTCCTGTGACCGTTCTTCAGCTCGACAAACTTCAGGTTGTTGCTCAGCGTACCATCGAACGGGACGGCTACACAGCTGTTCAGCTCGGCGCAGGTACAGCCAAGGTTAAGCGGACATCGCAAGCCATGCGCGGTCACTTTGCAGCTGCAAAGGTTGAACCAAAGCGTAAGGTCGCGGAATTCCGTATCGACCCAGAAGCCATGTTGAACGTTGGCGAAGAAATCATCGCCGATCACTACTTTGCTGGTCAGTATGTTGACGTTGCAGGCACCTCCATCGGTAAAGGTTTTGCCGGTGCGATGAAACGCCACAACTTTGGCGGTCTGCGTGCGACACACGGTGTTTCGATCTCTCACCGTTCGCATGGTTCGACAGGTCAGTGTCAGGATCCAGGCAAGGTTTTCAAAGGCAAGAAAATGGCCGGTCACATGGGTGCTGCCCGTGTTACCACGCAGAACCTCGAAGTTGTCAAAACCGACAGCGCACGCGGTCTGATCATGGTCAAAGGCGCCGTGCCAGGCTCCAAAGGTGGTTGGGTGACTGTTAAGGACGCGGTGAAAAAGCCGTTCCCCGAAGACGCGATCCTGCCGGCCGCTTTGAAATCCGCCGCTGACGAAGCCGCGAAAGCCGCTGAAGAAGCCGCAGCAGCCGCCGCTGCAGAGGCCGAAGCAGAAGCAGCACGCTTGGCAGAAGAGCAAGCAGCGACCGAAGCTGCCGCACTTGCCGAAGCCGAAGCATCCATTGAGTCGGACAAGAAGGAAGGTGACGAATGA
- the rpsJ gene encoding 30S ribosomal protein S10, protein MAQSQNIRIRLKAFDYRVLDASTQEIVNTAKRTGASVRGPIPLPNKIEKFTVLRGPHVDKKSRDQFEIRTHKRLLDIVDPTPQTVDALMKLDLAAGVDVEIKLQS, encoded by the coding sequence ATGGCACAAAGCCAAAATATCCGCATCCGTTTGAAGGCGTTCGATTACCGCGTGCTGGATGCGTCCACACAGGAAATCGTTAACACCGCCAAGCGTACCGGTGCATCTGTTCGCGGCCCAATCCCGCTGCCGAACAAGATCGAGAAATTCACAGTTCTGCGTGGCCCACACGTTGACAAGAAATCCCGTGACCAGTTCGAAATCCGCACGCACAAGCGTCTGCTGGATATCGTTGATCCGACCCCCCAGACCGTGGACGCGCTGATGAAGCTCGACCTGGCCGCTGGTGTGGACGTCGAGATCAAGCTGCAGTCATAA
- the tuf gene encoding elongation factor Tu has product MAKAKFERNKPHVNIGTIGHVDHGKTTLTAAITKYFGDFRAYDQIDGAPEEKARGITISTAHVEYETEARHYAHVDCPGHADYVKNMITGAAQMDGAILVVNAADGPMPQTREHILLGRQVGIPTMVVYMNKVDQVDDEELLELVEMEIRELLSSYDYPGDDMPVIPGSALAAMEGRDEEIGEKSIRALMAAVDEYIPTPARAVDQPFLMPVEDVFSISGRGTVVTGRVERGVINVGDEIEIVGIRDTKKTTCTGVEMFRKLLDRGEAGDNIGALLRGVDREGVERGQVLCKPGSVKPHTKFTAEAYILTKEEGGRHTPFFANYRPQFYFRTTDVTGTVQLPEGTEMVMPGDNLQFDVELIAPIAMEDGLRFAIREGGRTVGAGVVSKITE; this is encoded by the coding sequence ATGGCTAAGGCAAAGTTTGAACGTAATAAACCACACGTTAACATCGGTACCATTGGTCACGTTGACCACGGCAAAACCACGTTGACCGCGGCGATCACCAAGTACTTCGGCGACTTCCGCGCCTATGACCAGATTGACGGCGCGCCCGAAGAAAAAGCACGCGGTATCACCATTTCGACTGCTCACGTTGAATATGAAACCGAAGCACGTCACTACGCACACGTCGACTGCCCCGGCCACGCTGACTATGTGAAAAACATGATCACCGGTGCGGCTCAGATGGACGGCGCGATCCTGGTTGTGAACGCGGCTGATGGCCCCATGCCACAAACCCGCGAGCACATCCTGCTGGGCCGCCAGGTTGGTATTCCAACCATGGTTGTCTACATGAACAAAGTTGACCAGGTTGACGACGAAGAGCTGCTGGAATTGGTGGAAATGGAAATCCGCGAATTGCTGTCTTCCTACGACTACCCAGGCGACGACATGCCTGTGATCCCTGGCTCCGCTCTGGCAGCTATGGAAGGTCGCGATGAGGAAATCGGCGAGAAATCCATCCGCGCGCTGATGGCCGCTGTTGACGAATACATCCCGACACCAGCACGCGCTGTTGACCAGCCGTTCCTGATGCCAGTGGAAGACGTGTTCTCGATCTCCGGTCGTGGTACAGTTGTGACGGGCCGTGTTGAGCGTGGCGTGATCAACGTTGGCGACGAAATCGAAATCGTTGGCATCCGCGACACCAAGAAAACCACCTGTACCGGCGTTGAAATGTTCCGCAAACTGCTGGACCGCGGTGAAGCTGGCGACAACATCGGTGCCCTGCTGCGCGGCGTTGACCGTGAAGGCGTTGAGCGTGGTCAGGTTCTGTGTAAGCCAGGTTCGGTTAAGCCGCACACCAAGTTCACAGCCGAAGCCTATATCCTCACCAAAGAAGAGGGTGGCCGTCACACGCCGTTCTTCGCGAACTACCGTCCACAGTTCTACTTCCGGACCACAGACGTCACCGGTACCGTTCAGCTGCCAGAAGGCACTGAAATGGTTATGCCTGGCGACAACCTGCAGTTCGACGTTGAACTGATCGCCCCCATCGCGATGGAAGACGGTCTGCGCTTCGCGATCCGCGAAGGCGGTCGTACCGTTGGCGCGGGTGTGGTTTCCAAAATCACCGAGTAA